The Synergistaceae bacterium genome segment GCATAATCTGGCCCATGGTAATCTTCTTAAATCTTTCTAGATCTGCCTCTATCCTAACCAGTAGGCAGTCGTTGAGGCCTATATGCCAGTTCTCATCAACAGAGAAGATCCATTTCATCTAGGCACCTTCTCAGTTGGTGAAGACATTTTGGACATCATCATTGTCCTCAAGTAGGTCAAGAAGTTTTTCCATGGCCTTTATCTCTTCATCACTGGATAGGCTGGCTGTAGTCTGGGGCAGGTATCTTAGCTCGGCCATGGTAAACTCATAGCCCAGTCCTTTTAATTCATCCCTTACCCTGCCAAAATCAGCTACCGATGTGTAGATTTCAAAGTGGTCTTCTTCTGCCACAAAGTCTTCAGCTCCAGCGTCCAGGGCTTCCATCATAAGTTCA includes the following:
- a CDS encoding YebC/PmpR family DNA-binding transcriptional regulator; protein product: ELMMEALDAGAEDFVAEEDHFEIYTSVADFGRVRDELKGLGYEFTMAELRYLPQTTASLSSDEEIKAMEKLLDLLEDNDDVQNVFTN